One part of the Sphingopyxis sp. TUF1 genome encodes these proteins:
- the pnp gene encoding polyribonucleotide nucleotidyltransferase → MFDVKKVSIEWGGETLTLETGKVARQADGAVMATLGETVVLCAVTAAKSVKDGQDFFPLTVHYQEKYSAAGRIPGGFFKRERGATEKETLVSRLIDRPIRPLFPEGFYNEINAIAQVLSYDGHNEPDILAMVAASAALTISGVPFMGPIGAARVGYIDGEYILNPTDAQVAEGDLDLVVAATYDAVMMVESEANELSEEVMLGAVLFAHDACKEVVKAIVKLAEQAAKDPWEIASSDDNADIKDKLKKLIGKDIAAAYKLTDKSARSNALNEARAKAKEQFTADGLDPQQVMAGIKLTKKLEAEIVRGAILKDGKRIDGRTTTQIRPIVAETHFLPRAHGSALFTRGETQTIATCTLGTKDAEQMIDGLNGLSYQNFMLHYNFPPYSVGEVGRFGAPGRREVGHGKLAWRALHPVLPTKDEFPYTIRLTSDITESNGSSSMASVCGGSLAMMDAGVPIKRPVSGIAMGLILEGKDYAILSDILGDEDHLGDMDFKVAGTSEGITTMQMDIKIAGITREIFEAALNQAKEGRAHILGEMNKALGEARTELSAHAPRIETMQIDKAKIRDVIGTGGKVIREIVATTGAKVDIDDEGLIKISSSDLDQIEAARKWISGIVEEAEVGKIYDGKVVNLVDFGAFVNFMGGKDGLVHVSEIKNERVEKVADVLSEGQEVKVKVLEIDPRGKVRLSMRVVDQETGEELEDTRPPREPRERGDRGDRGPRRDGGDRGRGGRDRGPRRDGGGDRGPRGDRGRERSDGPEDQGHVPDFLKD, encoded by the coding sequence ATGTTTGACGTGAAAAAAGTATCGATCGAGTGGGGCGGTGAAACGCTGACCCTCGAAACGGGCAAGGTTGCCCGTCAGGCCGACGGCGCCGTGATGGCGACGCTGGGCGAAACGGTCGTCCTGTGCGCCGTGACCGCCGCCAAGTCGGTGAAGGACGGGCAGGACTTCTTCCCGCTGACCGTCCATTATCAGGAAAAATATTCGGCCGCAGGCCGCATCCCGGGCGGCTTCTTCAAGCGCGAACGCGGCGCGACCGAAAAGGAAACTTTGGTCAGCCGCCTGATCGACCGTCCGATCCGCCCGCTGTTCCCCGAAGGTTTCTATAACGAAATCAACGCCATTGCCCAGGTTCTGAGCTATGACGGCCATAACGAGCCCGACATCCTCGCGATGGTCGCGGCGTCGGCCGCGCTCACCATTTCGGGCGTGCCCTTCATGGGCCCGATCGGCGCCGCGCGTGTCGGCTATATCGACGGCGAATATATCCTCAATCCGACCGACGCGCAGGTTGCCGAAGGCGACCTCGACCTGGTCGTCGCCGCCACTTACGATGCGGTGATGATGGTCGAATCCGAAGCCAATGAGCTGTCGGAAGAGGTCATGCTGGGCGCCGTCCTGTTCGCGCACGACGCGTGCAAGGAAGTGGTCAAGGCGATTGTCAAGCTCGCCGAACAGGCCGCCAAGGATCCGTGGGAAATCGCATCGTCGGACGACAATGCCGACATCAAGGACAAGCTCAAGAAGCTGATCGGCAAGGACATCGCCGCCGCCTACAAGCTGACCGACAAGTCGGCCCGCTCGAACGCGCTCAACGAAGCGCGCGCGAAGGCGAAGGAGCAGTTCACCGCCGACGGGCTGGACCCGCAGCAGGTGATGGCGGGCATCAAACTGACCAAGAAGCTCGAAGCGGAAATCGTGCGCGGCGCGATCCTGAAGGACGGCAAGCGCATCGACGGACGCACGACGACGCAGATTCGTCCGATCGTCGCCGAAACGCATTTCCTGCCCCGCGCGCACGGATCGGCGCTGTTCACCCGCGGTGAAACGCAGACGATCGCGACCTGCACGCTTGGCACCAAGGATGCGGAGCAGATGATCGACGGCCTGAACGGCCTGTCGTACCAGAACTTCATGCTGCATTATAACTTCCCGCCCTATTCGGTCGGTGAAGTCGGCCGCTTCGGCGCGCCGGGCCGCCGCGAAGTCGGTCATGGTAAGCTCGCGTGGCGCGCGCTGCACCCCGTGCTGCCGACGAAGGACGAGTTCCCCTATACGATCCGCCTGACCAGCGACATCACTGAGTCGAACGGCTCATCGTCGATGGCGTCGGTGTGCGGCGGTTCGCTCGCGATGATGGACGCCGGCGTGCCGATCAAGCGGCCGGTGTCGGGCATCGCGATGGGCCTGATCCTCGAAGGCAAGGATTATGCGATCCTCAGCGACATCCTTGGCGACGAAGATCATCTCGGCGACATGGACTTCAAGGTCGCGGGCACGTCGGAGGGTATCACGACGATGCAGATGGACATCAAGATCGCGGGCATTACGCGTGAGATCTTCGAGGCCGCGCTCAATCAGGCCAAGGAAGGCCGCGCGCACATCCTCGGCGAGATGAACAAGGCGCTGGGCGAAGCGCGCACCGAACTGTCGGCGCACGCTCCGCGTATCGAAACGATGCAGATCGACAAGGCGAAGATTCGCGACGTCATCGGCACCGGCGGCAAGGTGATCCGCGAGATCGTTGCAACCACCGGCGCCAAGGTCGACATCGACGACGAAGGTCTGATCAAGATTTCGTCGAGCGACCTCGACCAGATCGAGGCCGCCCGCAAGTGGATCAGCGGCATCGTCGAGGAAGCCGAAGTCGGCAAAATCTACGACGGCAAGGTCGTCAACCTCGTCGATTTCGGCGCATTCGTGAATTTCATGGGCGGCAAGGACGGCCTGGTCCACGTCAGCGAAATCAAGAATGAGCGCGTCGAAAAGGTAGCCGACGTCCTGTCCGAAGGTCAGGAAGTCAAGGTCAAGGTGCTCGAGATCGACCCGCGCGGCAAGGTTCGCCTGTCGATGCGCGTCGTCGACCAGGAAACCGGCGAGGAACTCGAAGACACCCGCCCGCCGCGCGAGCCTCGCGAGCGTGGTGACCGCGGCGACCGCGGCCCGCGCCGCGACGGCGGCGACCGCGGCCGCGGCGGCCGCGATCGTGGCCCCCGCCGCGATGGTGGCGGCGATCGTGGTCCCAGAGGCGATCGCGGCCGCGAACGCAGCGACGGTCCGGAAGATCAGGGTCATGTGCCTGATTTCCTGAAGGACTAA